From one Paenibacillus sp. FSL K6-1330 genomic stretch:
- a CDS encoding alanine/glycine:cation symporter family protein yields the protein MDQIVQHVVNIFNDFLWSKLLIVLLIAVGLYFTVGTKFLQFRLIGEMFRVIREPKSKGSISPFQAFAISMAARVGTGNITGVALAISLGGPGAVFWMWIIALIGSASSFIESTLAQIYKVKDGAGGYRGGPAYYMQQGLKKRWMGVLFAILITLSFGLVFNAVQSNTITIAFENSFGTDRLTLGIIMAVIFAVIIFGGVKRIAKMSELIVVVLAVVYVGAALFIVLANITKLPEVFALIVKSAFGYEQVVGGSIGAALMNGIKRGLFSNEAGMGSAPNAAATATTSHPAKQGLVQALGVMIDTLVICTSTAFIILFTGAYQQTGLDGIALTQAALGMEMGAWASDFLAIMVFLFAFSTLIGNYYYGETNIEFLKSNRAWIWAYRACVLAMVIFGSVTSVKLVWDLADLFMGLMVIVNLVAITLLSRTAFAALQDYLKQKRAGVNPVFTKDSIKGLQDVECWDGHNTPSTEAK from the coding sequence ATGGATCAAATTGTACAGCATGTAGTGAATATCTTTAATGATTTTTTATGGTCTAAGCTGCTCATCGTATTGCTGATTGCCGTTGGCCTGTATTTCACGGTAGGGACCAAGTTTCTGCAGTTTCGCCTGATCGGTGAGATGTTCCGGGTAATCCGCGAACCCAAGAGTAAAGGCAGCATTTCGCCTTTTCAGGCATTTGCCATCAGTATGGCTGCCCGTGTCGGGACAGGGAATATAACCGGGGTTGCTCTGGCCATCTCGCTTGGGGGACCTGGGGCCGTATTCTGGATGTGGATTATTGCGCTTATCGGTTCGGCATCCAGCTTTATCGAGAGTACGCTGGCTCAGATCTATAAAGTAAAAGATGGGGCGGGCGGTTATCGCGGCGGTCCCGCTTATTACATGCAGCAAGGATTGAAGAAACGGTGGATGGGCGTATTGTTTGCGATCCTGATCACCTTGTCCTTCGGGCTTGTCTTTAATGCCGTCCAGTCCAACACGATTACAATTGCTTTCGAGAATTCATTCGGAACCGACCGTTTAACCCTCGGAATTATCATGGCGGTTATCTTCGCCGTTATTATCTTTGGCGGCGTGAAGCGGATTGCCAAGATGTCGGAGCTGATCGTTGTCGTATTGGCGGTGGTGTATGTCGGTGCCGCGCTGTTTATCGTATTAGCCAACATCACTAAGCTGCCGGAAGTTTTTGCTCTTATTGTCAAAAGCGCGTTCGGCTATGAGCAGGTCGTTGGCGGATCGATCGGTGCCGCTCTCATGAACGGAATCAAAAGAGGGCTGTTCTCCAACGAAGCCGGCATGGGGAGCGCACCTAACGCAGCGGCTACCGCAACAACAAGCCATCCTGCCAAGCAAGGGCTGGTGCAGGCGCTGGGCGTAATGATTGATACGCTGGTCATATGTACAAGTACCGCCTTCATTATTCTTTTTACCGGTGCCTACCAGCAGACCGGACTTGATGGAATTGCCCTGACTCAGGCTGCGCTGGGCATGGAGATGGGGGCATGGGCGTCCGACTTCCTGGCGATCATGGTCTTCCTGTTTGCGTTTAGCACGCTGATTGGCAATTATTATTACGGTGAAACCAATATTGAATTTTTGAAGTCGAATCGGGCATGGATATGGGCCTATCGGGCTTGTGTGCTGGCCATGGTCATCTTCGGCTCCGTTACCAGCGTGAAGCTGGTGTGGGATTTGGCCGACCTGTTCATGGGATTGATGGTGATTGTGAATCTTGTGGCCATCACGCTGCTTTCCCGAACGGCCTTTGCAGCGCTTCAAGATTACTTGAAGCAGAAGCGGGCTGGCGTGAACCCTGTCTTCACCAAGGACAGCATCAAAGGGCTGCAGGATGTGGAATGCTGGGATGGACACAACACCCCATCCACTGAAGCGAAATAA
- a CDS encoding anti sigma factor C-terminal domain-containing protein, producing the protein MDTKVMNRMIWRTPLRLFAKILSAALMVFLIYGMYYSAAYIYHEQSGLNDKFLRSVMTTVELHESGLIVDKRSSPLGEVTPFLTQKTNLKVYKNVGEWQVIVGELHAKKQLGGKLTYSIEELNPYLNREERNPYILNSALLEGREIKDDPHPTGAMNQLGRLEDGNVAELFFSLRTLRSPEEVLELLSDYDVKATSMAVFAGELKDFKLGTYSSSGADYTIPHLTLRPKVQFSDNHFLSSWHTFFSQDDGITDHVQQLIADVEWMTNNIKYNGVDDDKRRLAYLKKNGVQVYGATVTGPVRELEKLKEEQEFWEFRLGRIEVWNWS; encoded by the coding sequence ATGGATACAAAAGTGATGAATCGGATGATCTGGCGAACGCCCTTGAGGCTGTTTGCGAAAATTTTATCAGCTGCGTTGATGGTATTTTTGATTTATGGCATGTATTATTCAGCCGCCTACATATATCATGAACAATCCGGCCTGAACGATAAATTCTTAAGGTCTGTCATGACAACGGTTGAATTGCATGAGAGTGGACTTATAGTAGATAAACGAAGCTCGCCTTTGGGTGAAGTGACGCCCTTCCTCACTCAGAAGACAAATCTGAAAGTGTATAAGAATGTGGGGGAATGGCAGGTAATTGTCGGAGAGCTTCACGCGAAGAAGCAATTAGGGGGAAAACTGACGTATTCTATTGAGGAACTGAATCCTTATTTGAATCGTGAGGAAAGAAATCCTTATATCCTGAACTCTGCGCTGCTGGAGGGTAGGGAGATTAAAGACGATCCTCACCCTACTGGTGCAATGAACCAGTTAGGGAGACTTGAAGACGGAAACGTAGCGGAATTATTCTTCTCGCTTCGAACGCTTAGGTCACCGGAGGAGGTCTTGGAGCTCTTGTCGGACTATGACGTTAAAGCAACCAGTATGGCTGTTTTTGCAGGAGAACTGAAGGATTTCAAGCTGGGTACTTATAGCTCTAGCGGCGCAGATTACACGATCCCACATCTCACATTGAGGCCCAAGGTTCAGTTTAGCGATAATCATTTTCTTTCAAGTTGGCATACTTTCTTCTCACAGGATGACGGGATAACGGATCATGTGCAGCAACTGATCGCCGACGTTGAATGGATGACCAACAATATCAAATATAACGGTGTGGATGATGACAAACGCCGGCTGGCCTACTTGAAGAAAAATGGAGTTCAAGTTTACGGAGCGACCGTTACCGGACCTGTGCGGGAGTTGGAGAAGCTGAAGGAGGAGCAGGAATTTTGGGAGTTCCGTTTGGGCCGGATCGAGGTATGGAATTGGAGTTAA
- a CDS encoding DinB family protein: MNTRPDSNEYLLLAEKYVSLVPEGHIAEVLQRQHDETLRSLSDLTEEQANVRYAEGKWSLKQVVGHIADVERLWNYRILYIARGDAREFSGYDREIFVQNSPFSHLPLREALKDYAAVRQSTITLVGSLTEEALLRQGTFNNYPLSARAAAYVIAGHELHHLNILRDKYLT, from the coding sequence ATGAATACAAGGCCTGATTCTAATGAATATTTGCTCCTCGCCGAAAAATACGTCTCTCTTGTCCCCGAAGGCCATATTGCTGAGGTATTGCAGCGGCAGCATGATGAAACGTTGAGATCGCTCAGCGATCTGACGGAAGAACAAGCGAATGTTCGTTATGCGGAAGGGAAATGGAGTCTAAAACAGGTGGTCGGACACATCGCCGATGTAGAGCGCTTATGGAACTACCGCATTCTCTACATCGCGCGTGGGGATGCCCGTGAATTTTCGGGATACGACCGGGAGATTTTTGTCCAGAATTCTCCTTTCAGCCATCTCCCGTTACGGGAAGCCCTTAAGGATTATGCTGCCGTCAGGCAGTCTACCATTACACTGGTTGGAAGCTTGACGGAGGAAGCTCTGCTGCGTCAAGGTACATTCAACAATTACCCGCTCTCCGCCCGGGCAGCCGCCTATGTCATAGCTGGGCATGAGCTTCATCACCTGAATATTCTGCGGGATAAATATTTAACGTAG
- a CDS encoding class I SAM-dependent methyltransferase codes for MNKKSLIRKFNKQAAIYERNTRQRRLGEWRQRLLQDVEGDVLEVAVGAGANFPFYHRDKVNVTAVDFSPEMLSRARRMASELGIRASFLERDIETLELPERSYDCVVSTLSLCGYEDPVKALNKINRWAKPGGRIYLLEHGMSTNRLLGAMQHLINPAARRISGCHYNRDMIQIANASELNIMKTERYWNGIVHLIWAQAT; via the coding sequence GTGAATAAGAAATCCCTCATTCGGAAGTTCAATAAACAGGCAGCGATATATGAAAGGAACACCAGGCAACGGAGGCTCGGTGAATGGAGACAGCGGCTGCTTCAGGATGTAGAGGGTGACGTGCTTGAGGTAGCTGTTGGTGCCGGCGCGAATTTCCCATTTTATCATCGCGATAAGGTGAACGTAACGGCTGTCGATTTCAGTCCCGAGATGCTAAGCCGTGCGCGGCGGATGGCCTCCGAGCTTGGCATTCGGGCCAGTTTCCTGGAACGGGATATCGAGACGCTGGAGCTGCCGGAACGTTCCTATGATTGCGTTGTATCCACCCTGTCGCTATGCGGCTATGAGGATCCGGTCAAAGCCTTGAATAAAATCAACCGCTGGGCCAAACCCGGCGGCCGCATTTATTTATTGGAGCATGGCATGAGCACGAATCGGCTCCTTGGCGCCATGCAGCATCTGATCAACCCCGCAGCACGGCGGATATCCGGCTGTCATTATAATAGGGACATGATCCAGATCGCGAATGCCTCGGAACTGAATATCATGAAGACGGAGCGCTATTGGAACGGCATCGTCCATCTAATCTGGGCACAAGCAACTTGA
- a CDS encoding NAD-dependent malic enzyme, which translates to MENNGLGGKSIILRLEMNTQEIKFGQVASAIFEAGGDMVAIDVIQASGHITVRDITITVTDSVDIGKITNSVKNLKGVRLVNVSDRTFLLHLGGKIETQPKIPIQNRDDLSRVYTPDVARVCAAIQEDPKKAFTLTIKRNTVAVISDGSAVLGLGNIGPYAAMPVMEGKSMLFKQFAGVDSFPICLDTQDTEEIIACIKAMAPAFGGINLEDISSPRCFEIEQRLRDELDIPVFHDDQHGTAVVLYAALINSLKIVGKSIDNIRVVVCGIGAAGVACSKILLSAGVKDIIGVDREGALVGGHAYSNSMWQWYAEHTNPNKVEGSLREVIQGADVFIGLSAGGLLRREDVQAMADQPIVFAMANPTPEIKPEEVEDIVGVIATGRSDYPNQINNVLCFPGIFRAALDCRATTINEEMKLAAAEAIASAVSDEERNPSYIIPSVFNQNVVKAIRELVVKAAVKTGVARRIPRE; encoded by the coding sequence ATGGAAAACAACGGACTCGGAGGAAAAAGCATTATCCTCAGACTAGAAATGAATACACAAGAAATCAAATTCGGTCAAGTTGCATCCGCCATATTTGAGGCGGGGGGAGACATGGTCGCCATCGACGTCATTCAGGCGAGCGGCCACATTACCGTACGCGATATTACTATTACGGTTACGGACAGCGTGGATATCGGTAAAATTACTAATTCAGTGAAAAATCTAAAGGGCGTCCGGCTCGTCAACGTTTCGGACCGTACCTTCCTGCTGCATCTCGGCGGCAAGATCGAAACCCAGCCCAAAATCCCAATCCAAAACCGTGATGACCTGTCGCGCGTCTATACGCCAGATGTTGCCCGCGTATGTGCAGCCATCCAAGAGGACCCGAAAAAAGCCTTTACGCTTACAATTAAAAGAAATACGGTGGCCGTCATCTCGGACGGAAGCGCCGTACTCGGTTTGGGCAACATCGGTCCTTATGCGGCCATGCCGGTCATGGAAGGAAAGTCGATGCTCTTCAAACAGTTTGCAGGAGTAGACTCCTTTCCGATCTGCCTGGATACCCAGGATACCGAAGAGATTATTGCCTGCATCAAAGCAATGGCTCCGGCTTTTGGCGGCATTAACCTGGAGGATATCTCCTCACCGCGCTGCTTCGAGATTGAACAACGACTGCGGGATGAGCTGGACATTCCCGTGTTTCACGATGACCAGCACGGCACGGCGGTGGTTCTGTATGCGGCACTGATCAATTCGTTGAAAATTGTCGGGAAATCGATCGATAACATTAGGGTCGTGGTATGTGGAATCGGTGCTGCGGGCGTAGCATGCAGCAAAATCCTCCTGTCAGCCGGTGTCAAGGACATCATTGGCGTAGACCGCGAGGGTGCACTGGTTGGCGGACATGCATATAGCAATAGTATGTGGCAATGGTACGCAGAGCATACGAACCCGAATAAAGTCGAAGGTTCCTTGCGTGAAGTGATCCAAGGTGCCGACGTGTTCATCGGCCTCTCTGCCGGCGGCCTGCTCCGCCGTGAGGACGTACAAGCCATGGCCGATCAACCGATCGTATTCGCAATGGCAAACCCTACGCCCGAGATCAAACCGGAAGAGGTCGAGGATATTGTAGGCGTCATCGCAACCGGACGTTCGGATTATCCGAACCAGATTAATAACGTCCTCTGTTTCCCGGGTATTTTCCGTGCGGCCTTGGACTGCAGAGCGACCACGATTAATGAGGAGATGAAGCTGGCTGCAGCCGAAGCCATTGCATCCGCCGTATCGGACGAAGAACGCAACCCGTCGTATATTATTCCAAGCGTGTTCAACCAGAACGTCGTGAAAGCCATTCGGGAGCTTGTCGTGAAAGCAGCTGTCAAAACCGGCGTTGCCCGGAGAATTCCGCGTGAATAA
- a CDS encoding lytic polysaccharide monooxygenase has product MTLSLPNKAWLKHLIIAGSTMLVMTLFMVLFADKAFAHGYVDSPGSRAILCKQGQNTDCGAIVYEPQSLEAPKGWPNAGPADGKIASAGGAFPKLDEQSATRWSKVSISPGTTTFQWHLTANHVTASWKYYITKDGWDQNAPLSRASFDLTPFCSIDYGGVKPPTNYASTCNVPAKSGYHVILAVWEVADTANAFYNVIDVDFGGGGGTPNPGVPAPTGLTSPSQTNNSVSLAWAASTGASSYEIYRDGSLVGTSTTTSYTNTGLAEGTSYTYTVVAVSSTGSKSSASAPLSVSTSGSTTTYPAWNATAVYLGGSKVSYNGVNYEAKWWTQGETPGSADVWKVIP; this is encoded by the coding sequence ATGACTTTAAGTTTGCCGAACAAAGCTTGGCTCAAGCATCTAATCATTGCCGGTTCCACGATGTTAGTGATGACCTTATTCATGGTTTTATTTGCGGATAAAGCTTTTGCCCACGGGTATGTCGATTCTCCAGGCAGCCGCGCCATTCTGTGTAAGCAGGGGCAAAATACCGATTGCGGCGCAATCGTGTATGAGCCTCAAAGCTTGGAAGCCCCTAAAGGCTGGCCGAATGCAGGTCCTGCCGATGGCAAAATCGCCAGTGCAGGCGGCGCGTTCCCTAAACTTGACGAGCAATCCGCAACTCGCTGGAGCAAAGTAAGCATTTCCCCGGGAACCACAACGTTCCAATGGCATTTGACAGCCAATCATGTGACGGCAAGCTGGAAATACTATATTACAAAAGACGGCTGGGATCAAAATGCTCCACTGAGCAGAGCTTCGTTTGATCTGACGCCTTTCTGCTCCATTGACTACGGCGGTGTAAAACCTCCGACAAACTATGCATCTACTTGTAACGTTCCTGCTAAATCCGGTTACCATGTCATTCTGGCGGTATGGGAAGTAGCTGACACAGCTAACGCTTTCTATAACGTTATCGATGTGGACTTTGGCGGTGGCGGCGGAACTCCGAACCCAGGCGTACCGGCACCGACAGGACTTACTTCCCCATCCCAAACCAACAACAGTGTTTCCTTGGCATGGGCAGCTTCCACAGGTGCTTCCAGTTACGAAATCTACCGTGACGGATCCCTAGTGGGCACATCTACTACAACCTCCTATACCAATACGGGGTTAGCCGAAGGAACGTCCTACACGTATACTGTGGTAGCCGTAAGCAGTACGGGCAGCAAATCATCAGCATCCGCTCCCCTTTCCGTATCAACATCCGGAAGCACAACGACCTATCCGGCATGGAATGCAACAGCCGTTTACTTAGGTGGCAGCAAAGTCAGCTACAACGGCGTGAACTATGAGGCAAAATGGTGGACTCAAGGCGAAACTCCTGGATCTGCCGATGTTTGGAAAGTCATCCCTTAA
- a CDS encoding DeoR/GlpR family DNA-binding transcription regulator, whose amino-acid sequence MLAHERKKRIIDYVRQYRTATVAALASEFGVHTATIRRDLAEIEQEGALKRTHGGVIMEQWTHNEPSFNERTNFHRDEKIRIGQLAASLVEDGENIIIDSGTTTLHIATHLVHRSDITVITNDMNVAVELRDAPGIKVILTGGELYPSSYMLNGMFTDHVLKSLHVEKAFIGTPALHPQHGLMHPEALLVPAKQNMIQAAGEIVVVTDHSKIGKLSLHTVAPNSAIHTLVTGTEASDSDIKPFQERGITVYRV is encoded by the coding sequence TTGCTGGCACATGAACGAAAGAAAAGGATCATTGATTACGTAAGGCAATACCGAACAGCAACGGTTGCTGCGCTGGCATCGGAATTCGGTGTTCACACGGCCACCATTCGCCGTGATTTGGCGGAGATTGAACAGGAAGGCGCTTTGAAGCGCACACATGGCGGGGTCATCATGGAGCAATGGACGCATAACGAGCCATCCTTTAATGAGCGAACCAACTTTCACCGGGACGAGAAAATACGCATCGGTCAGCTTGCGGCTTCGCTTGTGGAAGACGGGGAGAATATCATCATTGATTCGGGAACAACCACCCTTCATATTGCGACGCATCTTGTGCACCGCTCGGACATTACGGTCATTACGAACGATATGAACGTTGCTGTTGAGCTCCGCGATGCTCCGGGTATCAAAGTCATTCTGACCGGCGGGGAGCTGTACCCCTCGAGCTATATGCTAAACGGCATGTTTACCGACCATGTACTGAAATCCCTGCATGTCGAGAAAGCGTTCATTGGTACCCCTGCCTTGCATCCTCAGCATGGCCTCATGCACCCGGAGGCGCTGCTCGTCCCGGCCAAACAGAATATGATTCAAGCCGCCGGCGAAATTGTCGTGGTCACCGACCACAGCAAGATTGGCAAGCTGTCTCTGCACACAGTCGCTCCCAACAGCGCCATACATACCCTCGTCACCGGCACTGAGGCTTCCGACTCGGATATCAAGCCGTTTCAGGAACGAGGCATTACCGTGTACAGGGTTTGA
- a CDS encoding ABC transporter ATP-binding protein: MASIEFVKVSKSFDRQTVIQDLDLTIEDGKFTVLVGPSGCGKTTLLRMIAGIDPQTSGSVLINGKDVTRIAPGKRGVAMVFQNYAIYPTMSVRENIEFGLVNNKVPKAERTRLVETIGATVGLNDYLDRKPSTLSGGQRQRVALARAMVKDPSVFLMDEPLSNLDAKLRVQMRIELIELHKKLGTTFVYVTHDQIEAMSMADTIVLMNKGVIQQEAQPEVVYREPSNLFAAQFIGVPPMNIAPLGDDRTTFGFRPESVVIGTEPESFHYTTKGEIITREMLGSETIYQVRTMEGQAFMVKCQDDKFHVDQEVYLGVPADKLFFFGADEKRVAEQDIRYREFMERLRGLAHG, from the coding sequence TTGGCATCCATTGAATTTGTGAAAGTAAGCAAGTCGTTTGATCGTCAAACCGTTATCCAGGACCTGGATCTTACCATCGAAGACGGAAAATTCACCGTGCTGGTCGGTCCGTCAGGATGTGGAAAAACAACGCTCTTAAGGATGATTGCAGGCATTGACCCTCAAACCTCCGGTTCCGTTCTTATCAATGGCAAGGATGTTACGCGAATTGCACCGGGGAAGCGCGGCGTGGCCATGGTGTTTCAGAATTACGCAATCTACCCAACGATGTCGGTTCGCGAGAATATCGAGTTTGGTCTCGTGAACAACAAGGTTCCCAAAGCAGAACGCACACGTCTGGTGGAGACCATAGGGGCAACCGTGGGACTGAACGATTACTTGGATCGTAAGCCTTCTACCTTGTCTGGCGGACAACGGCAGCGAGTGGCTTTGGCCCGGGCGATGGTTAAGGATCCGTCCGTATTCCTGATGGATGAGCCGCTGTCCAATTTGGATGCCAAGCTGAGGGTTCAGATGCGGATCGAGCTGATTGAACTGCACAAGAAGCTGGGAACGACCTTTGTCTATGTGACCCATGACCAAATCGAGGCGATGTCGATGGCAGATACCATCGTGCTTATGAACAAAGGCGTCATTCAGCAGGAAGCGCAACCTGAGGTGGTGTACCGCGAGCCTAGCAATCTGTTTGCGGCCCAGTTTATCGGGGTTCCTCCCATGAACATTGCGCCGCTGGGCGACGACCGCACTACATTTGGATTCCGTCCGGAGAGCGTTGTGATCGGCACAGAACCGGAGTCGTTTCATTATACGACCAAGGGTGAGATCATCACGCGCGAAATGCTGGGCTCCGAGACAATTTATCAGGTAAGGACGATGGAGGGCCAGGCCTTCATGGTGAAGTGCCAGGATGACAAATTTCATGTCGATCAGGAGGTATATCTCGGCGTGCCGGCGGATAAATTGTTTTTCTTCGGGGCGGATGAGAAGCGGGTCGCAGAGCAGGACATCCGCTATAGGGAGTTTATGGAGCGGCTGAGAGGGCTGGCTCATGGATAA
- a CDS encoding sugar ABC transporter permease — protein sequence MDKKRIWEGIRPYVLIAPAMAGIMLFVMYPVGYLIYLSLFKYNLMNKDKSKFVGLDNFTQILGRGDFYKALWNTSIYTVGVVILTMLLSLLIAVWLNKKGRFNSVVQAGIFTPHVVSIVSISLVWLWLMEPNQGLLNYLFKLVGLPPSAWLQSSKTALISVIIVSVWQAIGYYTLIIVAALQSISPSIYEAAALDNASRFKVFYKITLPMISPQLFFILIIMTIGSFKVFDTVQVMTGGGPNNATTTLVYYIYGFRTTNIGYSAATGVVLMAIIGLLTFIYFRLLSKKVHYQ from the coding sequence ATGGATAAGAAGCGGATTTGGGAAGGGATCAGGCCCTATGTGCTAATCGCGCCGGCCATGGCGGGTATCATGCTGTTTGTGATGTATCCGGTAGGTTATCTGATTTACTTAAGCCTGTTCAAATACAACCTGATGAACAAGGATAAGAGCAAGTTTGTCGGACTGGACAATTTCACCCAGATTCTGGGTCGCGGGGATTTCTACAAAGCGTTATGGAACACTTCCATCTATACAGTCGGCGTCGTGATTCTAACCATGCTGCTGTCCCTGTTGATTGCGGTGTGGCTGAACAAGAAGGGCCGTTTCAATTCGGTCGTTCAGGCTGGGATTTTCACACCGCACGTCGTTTCCATTGTATCGATCTCGCTGGTCTGGCTGTGGCTGATGGAGCCGAATCAAGGACTTCTCAATTATCTGTTCAAGCTGGTGGGGCTCCCGCCGTCCGCATGGCTGCAAAGCTCCAAGACCGCATTGATATCCGTCATTATCGTATCGGTCTGGCAGGCCATCGGTTATTACACCCTGATTATCGTTGCGGCCCTGCAGAGCATATCGCCAAGCATTTATGAAGCGGCGGCGCTGGATAATGCCAGCAGGTTCAAGGTGTTTTATAAAATCACATTGCCGATGATTTCGCCGCAGCTGTTTTTTATCCTGATCATCATGACGATCGGTTCCTTCAAAGTATTTGATACCGTTCAGGTGATGACAGGCGGAGGACCGAATAATGCAACGACCACGCTTGTGTATTACATATACGGCTTCCGAACGACCAACATCGGTTATTCGGCTGCGACAGGCGTCGTGCTCATGGCCATTATCGGACTGCTTACGTTCATCTATTTCCGGCTACTGTCCAAGAAGGTCCATTATCAATAA
- a CDS encoding carbohydrate ABC transporter permease produces the protein MKTFDLKIVWTALGYLLKAAVLMIFIFPFLWMISTSLQTFRETMTFPPTWFPASPKWGNFAEAMNAGPFLTYFRNSVVVTGSIIVLQFLIMIPAAYAFAKYKFPGKTLLFGMILLAFMIPGQVTFIPVYLMMADWGLVKTLLPQIIPFISNAFGIFLLRQYFMQIPEEIIEAARLDNASEFKIIRKIMVPMSKPALATIALFSFVSHWNDYFWPLVMTDSAAVRPLTLGIAMLRETEGISNWHIIMAGNVILVVPILLVYVFCSKHIVKAFVYSGIK, from the coding sequence TTGAAGACCTTTGATTTAAAAATCGTATGGACGGCGCTTGGCTATTTACTGAAGGCCGCAGTGCTCATGATTTTCATCTTTCCGTTTCTGTGGATGATCTCCACATCACTCCAGACATTCCGGGAAACGATGACGTTTCCACCGACGTGGTTTCCGGCCTCGCCGAAATGGGGCAACTTCGCGGAGGCGATGAATGCAGGTCCTTTTCTTACCTATTTCAGGAACTCGGTTGTCGTTACCGGATCCATCATCGTTCTGCAGTTTCTGATCATGATCCCGGCTGCCTATGCATTTGCGAAGTATAAGTTTCCGGGAAAAACGCTGCTGTTCGGCATGATCCTTCTGGCATTCATGATCCCGGGTCAGGTTACGTTCATACCGGTCTATCTGATGATGGCGGATTGGGGATTAGTCAAAACCCTGCTGCCGCAGATCATCCCGTTCATCTCGAATGCCTTCGGCATCTTCCTGCTGAGGCAGTACTTCATGCAGATTCCGGAGGAAATCATTGAAGCGGCCCGTCTTGATAATGCGAGCGAATTCAAAATCATTCGGAAAATCATGGTTCCCATGTCGAAGCCGGCACTTGCGACCATCGCGCTGTTCAGCTTTGTCAGTCACTGGAATGACTATTTCTGGCCGCTCGTCATGACCGATTCAGCTGCCGTCCGGCCGCTGACCCTGGGGATCGCCATGCTAAGGGAGACCGAGGGTATCAGCAACTGGCATATCATCATGGCCGGCAATGTGATTCTTGTGGTGCCCATCCTGCTTGTGTATGTATTCTGCTCGAAGCACATCGTGAAGGCTTTTGTTTATTCAGGTATTAAATAA